AGTCACGAATGGAATTGATGGTCGGATCTTGCCAACCACACTCCCTCGGTGAATGCGATGACAAGCCTGGATAGTATGAAcaaaaagaaaggatttGATTCTTTCTGAATCGTGATTCCGCCCGGGCTCGAACCGGGGACCTTCTCGGTGTTAACGAGATGCCATGACCAGCTAGACCACGGAACCGAGGCTATCTTGTTGGATGGAAACCCGCCGAGCGTATGGGGCTCATGTCCTCTGAGGATGGAGCCGAGGGAgtagggaaaaaaaaaaagagagtcGATGGTGGAGTTGTGGTTGTTAGGGTATGGTGAGGTGCAAAAAGAGTGGTTCCGCCCGGGATCGAACCGGGGACCTTCTCGGTGTTAACGAGATGCCATAACCAACTAGACCACGGAACCTGAGTTGGCGAGATGAAATCTCTGGTGCTTGCTGGGAGGGCCGCTTCTAGGAGCGTCTATGGTTTGGCGAGTTTTCTGAATAAGCTCTGTATAACACTCGTAGTTGCTACCAGGAgagagatggaagaaggaaACAGAAAAGGTTAAATGATGAGTTTCGCCCTGCTTCTTGAGAATGCACTGCAATAGTTCCAAGTTTAGCAGGCCTGGTACAAGGGTGTAGACATTCTCGCAAGATGTGAATTTGTTCTAACACCACACATACCACAGTGAAGCTTCAATAACCATTTCATTCAGAGATATCAGGATATCAACTAGGAGAGACGACTTGAATACTGTGCCAGTAGCTTACCGGCGCCATCGTGAATGCTATCCTTGCCTTCACCATCACCCATTTGGCGCTTAGACTCAGGTTCAGGGTCGGGCTGAGGGAGACGGATCAAGGAAACTATACGACAGATTGTATCTGCCGTCGGCCTCCGCTCACATGACATTAAGAATGTTTTCCTCAGCATGAATGTTAAATGAGGAAGTCATTTCAGACACAATGGCTGGATCTCCTATCCACGGTTCGGCACATGGCCACTCGACCATGCTGATGTAAAATGATATGGGTTtgataataaagaaatatatacaACGATTGTGAGAAAAGCAGtgagtatattataaagattagGGCGCTAGAATCTTTTGTttgtttaatttattttatgaTCCTTCCCATATAATGTCCTTAAACCTTTGGGCTACTGCTCTCTTCATCCTAACCTGCCTCCGAAGCCTTACTCACCAAGTGGAACTACCAACAACCAGATAGTGAGCTTCCAGAGTATAAATGAGAAAGGATGTTCTAAGAGGATCCATGAGGACCCCAGCAGAATTTTTCCAAGAGGTGGTTGCCTTGGTGTGCCACCACCTACAGATTCTGTGAGTGGGTATCGGGTAGGAGTTCTTAAAAAGAGGTATGCTGAAAACTGGCAGAAAGGTTCAAATAATGGGCGAACGTAGTGACGAGATAGCTTGAACTATTAAGTTCTCTTGTTTGCATGCGTTATTTGGTTTGCGATAAGACCTTCGATGTTGTAAATATCAGAGCAAGTTTCTCATCCACGAAGTTGGGTGGACCCAATAGAAAGTGATGCTGCATGGTTTTAAATAGCAGTttcttatttactatattcACTTCTATATATTCAAATTGGTTCTTTTACCCAGCCCTTGCACTGATTCTATATTTTCTTATCTGCCTTCCTATCGTGGATGGTTGGTTTTATCAGGATTGAGGACGCCACCCGCCGCCGAGCCTCAAGGATCCGTCGGGATGGCCTGCGGCATCATCTCTTGGCGTGCTTGGCGATGCGCCCTAGCGTCTCGTAGCAGAGCCTCAAAATCATTGATTGACGCCGCGGGAACAGAATGTGATGCCTGGGATCGAAAAGGTCATAGTGTCTGGCTCTGAATTGGTCTGAAAATCAAGCTTGAAGCAAGATAATCCCATCCTCCCGCCTGATGCCACACCCTGCTTAGCTTGAATAGGGAGTGCCACTTCAAATGGTGACTAAATAGACGAGTGCTATTAGTTGCAATATTGAATCGTCAAGTTGTTTGAAATTTCCAGAAAACCCGACGACGTCCCGTTCAACTTCCACGTCCCTCAGCTCTCCTCGGCTCTCTCGGCGTTCATTAAGATCGGCATCCCTCCCGACCTATCCTCGGCCAACCTTCGCCAAGGCTTTAAACCATCGTCGTTCCACTATCTCATCATGGCCGGAGCGCGCTCATATCCCTCCCGGTGCTCTCACCTTGCGTCCTTCAACGGGCATCCTCCGACGTCGCCAATACTCACCGCAGAGCAAACCATGGCTGAATCGAGCAATCCATTACTCAATAGAAATCCACCCGATGCAGAGACGAATTCCTGGAGACTTTGGGGAAGAGTACACGGGGTCCGGGGGGACATCGCGGAGTAGCCCATGGGCGAGAATCTCGCTGTTGAGCCAGTTCAGCGGATTCCAAACGTAACAGAAACCACTGAATCAGGGGTTCGTCTCCAGTGGTTTGGACGAGTCTCGACACGGTCACCTGGGGTCCGTGGAGTTTTTTCTCTGAAGGTGAGATGTTGCCACCGAGACCCTCTTTAATGGAACGGAGTCGCCGCTGGCGTAGCCGGTCGATGCCGGTCCTCGTGGCACAGAGCCGCGCCTAGATAGAGCTAGGCAGTCTACTACAACTGCCAGCGGGCGCTGATATGTCCCGGTTCGACCGGATCAGCTGCGTCATTTGACTCGAGCAGTCGGTTAAGTCGGATGCCTATGGGCGGGGGGGTTTACAAGCACAGGCCAGTATAAGCCCATGGCCGTTTATTACCATGAGCAATAACCAAGAGTAACATCTTTTCGGAGCCGTAGTTAGATCTCGTGTTTGCATAGGGAGCCAAGACCGGGGTTCGGTGGAGAGCTCTTTTCCTGGGGCTCCAACCTCTCTCGAGCAATGGGATTGATATTGTCTATCTCCAGGGGACAGATACCATCTGCTGCTTAGACCATTGAGGTATTTTTGACCCCCATGGGGCCGATTAGACTTATTTTGCCTCGTCTCCTGATGTATTATCTGCTAGTCCGCGCCTTGTGTGTCCCCAAGGGCGTCTCGTGTCTAGCCGTACTTCCGAATTGCGCGCTCGCGCTCTGCACTATCTGTCGCGTCTGACCATAATGTCGTGGCCGATTTAAGCATTGACCATGTTTCAAGCTGATTTGGAAGGGAATTAGGGACAGAGCTGATGTGAGAAGGACGCGCATGGTAAGGAGTTAGTGTGCCGAACACATCTGCATATGCATGTCGCTTTCGGCACTTGGTTGATTCCCATGTCACCATCATTGACTAGAGACGTACTGAACAGTAACTACAGTCCCTTTAAGCTTACTATAAAAACTTCGAATGGCCAAAATCTCCATCAAATCAAATCCATCCGCTTGCTGAACCTCCATTGACGTGCTCTCGTTGACAGCATCACCCACCCTCCAACACGAGACAGCCTCTCGTCCTATCACACGATGGCGTGAGGTGGAATGTTCCCCTGCCCGTCTCTTCTAGAAGCCCAAAGGAATCGCATGGCCTGCATGAGCCGCGGCTATTCCTGCAGGGTCGTTGGCAGCCGCAATGCCCTCTCTCGAAAAAAGCGTTCTAGAACGGAAACAGATTAATCGCCTCCCGGCCCGGGGCAAAATACCCACAACGTCATTCTCCTATGGGGCACGCTTTCGGGCATAGCATGGGAAAAAGCTTGTTACGCAACCACATTACTGAGTCTCCATGATACTACTCCCCTCTACTAAGGAGCTGGGGGACTGGGGACTACTATTCCAACAAGGGGAGTGATCCTCCGTTAACGGAACTCGTTAGTGAGACTTGGGAACATTTTTAAAATGCCCGACCGCCCCAGTGCtagttttctttttccccCCTTCTCCTTCACTCTTGTATTTTGTTTCACAGCAATTGTCGACAATATCCATCATGGAGGAGCAACAGAACCACGCGGACAAGAATGTCCACTTTGACGACTCGGCCGCCCTCGAGCAGCTTGGCCACAAGCAAGAGCTGCAGAGAAATTTCTCAAAGGTTTCTCTGCTGGGTCTTGCCTTTGCCATTCTCAACACCTGGACCGCCCTGTCCGCCTCCATCAGTCTCGCCCTCCCCTCTGGTGGACCTAGCGCCGTCATCTGGGGATTGATGGTCGCCGGTATCTGCAACCTTTGTCTCGCCGCTCCTTTGGCCGAATTCCTCTCTGCCTATCCTACAGCTGGTGGACAATATCACTGGAGTGCTCTCATCAGTTGGCCTAGATGGTCTAGAGGCATCAGCTATGTGACTGGATGGATCAACGCTGCTGGCTATGTCATCCTGACTGCCACCGCGCCCCTTCTCGGAAGCACTTTCGTTATCGACACCATCTCATTTATGCATCCGACCTACGAGTCCAAGACCTGGCATCAGTTCCTCATCTACCTCGGTTTCACCTTCATCGCCCTCTTCATCAACGCCTTTGCCAACCGCCTCCTCCCACTGTTCAACAAGGCTGCGTTCCTGTGGAGTATCTCTGGTttcgtcatcatcagcatcactGTCCTTGCCTGTGCCTCTCCCAACTATCAGAGCGGTGGCTTCGTCTACGGCAAGTTCATCAATGAGGTTGGCTGGCCCGATGGTCTATCTTGGCTCCTTGGACTTCTTCAGGGCGCCTTTGCTCTTACTGGATTCGATGCTGCGGCTCACATGATTGGTACGTGCCGGTTTTGGCATCTATTACTCACAACTCTTGCTAACCCTTCACAGAGGAGATCCCCAACGCACGAAAGGAGGGCCCTCGCATCATGATCTGGTGCATTCTCATCGGCATGGCCTCCGGtttcatcttcctctcctgcctcctcttcgtcctcaaGGATGTCCAAACCGTCATCGAGTCTCCCGCCGGCGCTCTTCTCCAGATCTACTTCGATGCCACCAACAGCAAGGCCGGAAGCGTCTGCCTCATCGTCTTCTCTATTGTCTGCATGGTCTTCACTGCCAccgccatcatgaccaccaGCGCCCGAATGACCTATGCCTTTGCCCGAGACCGCGGTCTGCCCTTCAGCAGCGTTTGGGCTGTTGTTCACCCCACTCTTGATGTGCCCCTTAACGCCCTTCTCTGGACCACCGCCTGGGTTATCATCTTTGGCCTGATTCTCCTGGGAAGCTCCAGTGCTTTCAATGCCATTACCGCCGCTTCCGTCGTTGCTCTTGGTTAGTTTGCCCTTTCTCATAATCTTGTCACTGTCGCTAACACTCAATAGGTGTCACTTACGCCATCCCTCCCTTCATCCACCTCTGCCGCGGCGGAAACATGCTTCCCGAGGACCGACCTTTCAAACTCAGCACCCCCGTCAGATGGATCTGCAGCTTGGTCGGTATTGCCTGGGCCATCCTCACCACcgtcctcttcgtcttcccCCCCGAGCTCCCCGTCACTGCAACCAACATGAACTACTGTATCGCTGCCTTTGGCATCATCCTGCTCATCGCTGTTGTCACCTGGATCGTCGACGGAAGGAAGAACTATAAGGGTCCCCTCATCGAGATGAACCAAGACGGTGCTACTCTGGAGGGAGCCTCCATGGCCGATACGACTTGCACTTCCAATGCTGAGGATGATATGAAAGGTCATTAAGCCATAGAATAGATCTACGATTAGAAATCGTATTTTAGACTTGGCAGGCCTTTGATTTTAGATTCTGTTTTAAAGTTAGATAAAAATACATTTAAACCATTACATTCATATATATTCGCAACAAGAGAATCGCTCAGCAGTACCAATTTCTTTCAGCCGTGTGGCTGTTGATGCCCAGGTCCTTGTATTGGTTGCCACTTGACTCAACTATGCCTTTTTCTCCGTAGCACAAGATATGTGACATTATGGCCTTGTCAATCCTCCTATTTAGTCAGATATCTCTATCAGacatataaataatattgtTCAGAACTTAGGAAGCAGcattacttagattaattcGACAATAACTGGTAGTAGAACTTTGATTTGACGGGGAAATGACTTGGCATATGTCGGGGCATGTCTGGATGTGACTTTAACTTGATATGTTCTACCACTGTCCTCTAAGTGAGAATATCTGATGAGTACTTAGAGCAGACCAAGATAACTACATGTGTTAATAGAGATTTAGTAACATGGCAGCCAGTACTCTTTGCTAATAGCAATAAGACTTCTGTTTTCAAAAGAGGGCCTGAGGGAGGCAATAACAAGCGAATTCATATCCCACGCCGGCATTGGAATCTGATGCCATAAACACTATAACGAGGAACAAATAGCCTGTAACTGCAGGGTTGGCGGGACTTGGCACTCAGCCTCGGAGACGTTGCCGATGCTCAACTCCGGGGTTAGTGACTTGACCCTTGCTTTTTCACCCCCGATTGGCCAACCCTTTACCCACCTTTAATCCGGCCTTGGCTTCACATGGAGGATGCAAACCCACCAATTTTCCGAGCCAACTGAGATCATGTCGAGGGTCTCTGATTTGACACTGGATGGTAGAGTGTTTCGACACTCGATTAAGACGCCTGACGAGGTCATTCAGCGTCGTTGGCATCCCGCATCCTGCGGAGAAAAGGTGGAGACTGTCATGGgaactttaatatatatatggGTAGAGAGACAACTGTGAGAGTGTACTTGGTCTCTCGGCTCTTTGTTACTTCTTGCTCCAACCTTGTGCTTATCTACCATCATCTATCATGTCGCTCCCAGCTACCAATACCACTCTCGATGTCGACTCTCTACTTAAAGAGTTGACACTTGACGAAAAAGTCCAGTTGCTGGCTGGCCAAGGTGCCTCCAGGACCACGGGGCTTCCGCATAGAGGAATTCCTTCTCTTATGGTATGTCACATTTGTACCCCCATCCTGATCGATGACGACTAACCGTGATGCAGACATCCGATGGTCCCCACGGCATCCGTGGAACACGCTCTTTTAGCCGTGTACCAAGTCCTATGCTGCCGTCGGCCACGTCCATGGGCGCCACCTTCAACATCGACCTGCTCCGTCAAGCCGGGAACCTGCTCGGCGAAGAAGCGAGGTTTCGAGGCATAAACGTGCTTCTAGCCCCGACTGTCTGCCTTCAGCGTTCGCCTCTCATTGGCCGAGGCTTCGAGGCCTTTGGTGAAGATCCCTTCCTGAGTGGAGTACTCGCCGCGGCGTATATCAACGGgatccaaggtcaaggtgtgGCCACGAGTATCAAACACTTTGCGGCTCATGATCAGTCAGACAACTCCGTCGAGGACAATGTAGTTCTGACGGAGCGAACACTGCGCGAAGTTCACCTCCTCCCCTTCCAGCTTGCGATGCGATACTCTAACCCATGGACTTTTATGGCATCTTATAACAAGATCAATGGAGTTCATGTTAGTGAAAACTCTTTTCTACTCAAAACTATCTTGAGGGACGAATGGGGGTTCAACGGCCTGGTCATGAGTGACTGGTTTGGCACCTATAGCACCAGCGAGTCTGTCAAAGCAGGCATGGACCTGGAAATGCCTGGCCCGACACTGTGGCGTGGAAAGGCTCTTTCTTTGGCTGTGAATAGCCGCAAGGTCTCACGTAGAGCTATCGACGACGCAACCAAGAACGTTTTGACTCTGATCAACAAAGCCAAAGCTGTCGAGCACATTTCCACGCCGCCGAGATCCGACTCTCAAGAACAACGAGCCTTAATCCGAAAGATTGCCTCTGAAGGGATAGTTTTGCTCAAGAACGACAACAAGTTTCTTCCACTCACCGACATCAAGGGGAAGAAGTTTGGTCTGATCGGAGACCACATCAAGCATCCCGCTCTATGCGGTGGTGGCAGTTCGGAAGTCGAGCCTTACTACTCCGTCACCCCATATGATGCGATAGTTGAAGAGGTCGGAGAAGCCAACGTCTCGTATGCTCCAGGGTGCTACAGTACGTATTCACAGCTCTAAATTTGGAGTCGTTGTTAATTTTCTCTCAGCTTTCCGGTTTAGCCCCCTCCTAGAGCGCCTCGCCTGCCCCAGCACGAATCAATTCGGATGGTCTATCGAGATCTTTGGCGAAAACCCAGACGAGAACCCCAAGGCCGAGCCTGTCCTGACGACAGTTGCCGAGAAGCCCCTGATCGATGTGCCTGAAAACCTCGCACTCCCCAAAAAGTACTTTGTCCGAGCTCGATCGATGTATAAACCTGAGGCTTCAAGAAAGTTCTGCTTTGGATTTGGCGTTTCCGGCAAAGGCGTCCTGAAGGTTGATGGGAAGGTCATCATCGATCAATGGACCAGCCAGCTGCCAAAGACGGATTCAACCCCTTGCTTCAACAGACTATGCATGGAAAAGTTTTGCATGGTCGATGTCACTGAGAAACCTGTTCTTCTCGAGGTGGTCATGGTGAACGAAGCTATCTCTGGGGGTGTCGGCACTGCATTGACCCTTGCTGGCCGCGTCGGCGGCTTTGAGCCCTTTGATGAGGACCAACGCATCCGAGACGCAGTGGAGTTGGCAAAGAATGTTGATATTGCTATTCTTGCCACTGGTCTGTCATCGGATTGGGAGTATGAAGCGAGTGACAGGAAACATCTTCGTCTTCCAGGTCGCACCGACGAGTTGGTTCAAGCTGTTCTGGAGGCCAACCCAAACACGGTATGGTTTTCTCCCATCGAAATTATGTGCTCTCTTCTGACATAAATCCTTTAGATCATTGTGACGCAGTCTGGATGCCCGATTGAGATGCCCTGGGAGAGCAGTGCCACCACATTGGTACACGCCTGGTATGGGGGGCAAGAGACTGGCCACGGCCTTGCCGATATCATCTTCGGGAAGCAAAACCCGTCGGGAAGGCTATCCATCACCTTTCCAAAGTCGCTCAAACACACCCCGGCGTACCTCACCTTTTCCAAGGCTGACTATGATATCGTTTACGGTGAGGGGGTTTTCATCGGGCACCGCTATTACGAAATGGTAGACAGAGATCCCTTATTCTGGTTCGGATACGGGCTTTCTTATTCTGTCTTTGAGTACAAAGACCTTGAGGTGCCAAAGGAGATTCCAGGAGGGAAGGATGGCTCCATGACGATATCACTCACTGTTGCAAATGTCGGCCCTTACGATGGAGCAGAGGTCATCCAGGCGTATGTTCAGGATCCTGAAAGCACTCTCCAGCGTCCAATCAAGGAACTCAAGGCCTTTAACAAGGTTCACCTTGCATGCGGGGAGTCGAGGACTGTTCAGTTGTCTCTGGATAGGTATTCGCTCTCCTTCTGGTCACAAGAGAGCTCCAAGTGGAAGGCCGAGGCCGGCGAGTATGTTGTCATTATCGCATCGAGTTCTAACCCGAAGGATGAGATTTTGCGCGCATCATTCTATCTGTCCGAGACTTATTTATGGGAAGGAGTGTAGGTTGTTTGTTGGCTGGCTTAGCTTGCCTGCATTGATACAACCTAATTCTACCTCATCGAGCTCAGCTCCATGATTCTATTCAACAGTACCCAAAGGGCAAAGGTCTTCGCAAGCTTTGGAGTCTAGCTTTGCCAAAGTATCCAGCAGGCGCCGTAGGAGTGCCTTTGCTCGAGACTGTAAATGTTCATCCTCAACCACTTGGATCAACTCGAGGAGGATCGCCCCAACTCTGCGCATTCTTTCTACCTACATGGACCTCGTTAGCTGCCTGTCTTTATTCAACGGAAGATCACCACTCACATGAGGTTCACCTTT
The window above is part of the Fusarium falciforme chromosome 3, complete sequence genome. Proteins encoded here:
- a CDS encoding Beta-glucosidase gives rise to the protein MSLPATNTTLDVDSLLKELTLDEKVQLLAGQGASRTTGLPHRGIPSLMTSDGPHGIRGTRSFSRVPSPMLPSATSMGATFNIDLLRQAGNLLGEEARFRGINVLLAPTVCLQRSPLIGRGFEAFGEDPFLSGVLAAAYINGIQGQGVATSIKHFAAHDQSDNSVEDNVVLTERTLREVHLLPFQLAMRYSNPWTFMASYNKINGVHVSENSFLLKTILRDEWGFNGLVMSDWFGTYSTSESVKAGMDLEMPGPTLWRGKALSLAVNSRKVSRRAIDDATKNVLTLINKAKAVEHISTPPRSDSQEQRALIRKIASEGIVLLKNDNKFLPLTDIKGKKFGLIGDHIKHPALCGGGSSEVEPYYSVTPYDAIVEEVGEANVSYAPGCYTFRFSPLLERLACPSTNQFGWSIEIFGENPDENPKAEPVLTTVAEKPLIDVPENLALPKKYFVRARSMYKPEASRKFCFGFGVSGKGVLKVDGKVIIDQWTSQLPKTDSTPCFNRLCMEKFCMVDVTEKPVLLEVVMVNEAISGGVGTALTLAGRVGGFEPFDEDQRIRDAVELAKNVDIAILATGLSSDWEYEASDRKHLRLPGRTDELVQAVLEANPNTIIVTQSGCPIEMPWESSATTLVHAWYGGQETGHGLADIIFGKQNPSGRLSITFPKSLKHTPAYLTFSKADYDIVYGEGVFIGHRYYEMVDRDPLFWFGYGLSYSVFEYKDLEVPKEIPGGKDGSMTISLTVANVGPYDGAEVIQAYVQDPESTLQRPIKELKAFNKVHLACGESRTVQLSLDRYSLSFWSQESSKWKAEAGEYVVIIASSSNPKDEILRASFYLSETYLWEGV